One genomic region from Jilunia laotingensis encodes:
- a CDS encoding phage tail tape measure protein, with amino-acid sequence MADLWFKIRADVTELDKAYKRLAEIEKLATNFNAKLSKSEPGGKAFKEISKQLASLEKQYEQTLKKIASLETANQNHTQKETENQRIISQAIKEAVSSEKLKQETSKASIQNSKAQIEAIKLELEELKKKRAFDNDAKKRAVSEEEVTKILNTQVKSIRQAEEQNKRLRIAVKNVVGEDKEANQIRATMNNRIQKNTEFIKRNTDAFVRQKMTIEQYKQEIKQAFTELQKGGNTMNNVKSIANGLSGVLKTKVSGGLSSVRDGVSTMIKGFVGAQAVISGFQKMVDAIKSGVHSIVDFEAANSKLAAILGETKTNINELVYDAKRLGATTRYTASEATALQIELAKLGFSKKEILDSTEYVLKFAQATGAELPEAAALAGASIRMFGATTQETEKYVASMAVATTKSALSFSYLQTAMPIVGPVAKAFNFTIEDTLALLGKLADAGFDASMSATATRNIILNLADANGKLAKELGGNVKTLPEMVEGLVKLRDKGIDLASTLELTDKRSVAAFNAFLSGAEKINTLRDAVTNVEGDLTTMANTMTDNVQGAVLGLSSAWEAFMLSFMNSTGPAKEVIDFFARGLRNIAKELASPDERQSMQNSESISLQKQQMQEFGVIDENLKRLRALYDEKIATGMDANQAEIEAKEEYLQSYRKELEKENKLYEDLQKEKQATQDKYQNASFWKQALFLEKTNHQYEKQIDLQVSGMAQLKGSMFKNESVIDAVQNTQLAPQKTKTYTVKPEFKVSDYVDAYQHVKEIQKAAQSIKDAVIKSEIDIQQQQIDLDEEGSKKQLAQIRLNYDKRYQEILKEERDLLQKLQDEERKQWEKENPDFKKKNIQFTTSITSLSPEDRARFGKEYSLAYQKQEKDTQSLLNNLLAKYRDYDAQRTEIERLGNADIVALQAQRTDANAKEIDRAIKVAQDKIKEGIQQINNTQAEAATKDNDFFKLLFGDVSSMSFGALQNLISQAKQLREYLSGNGDGKGITFISPEQLKTIEKSPAELDKLKKALDKLLGTNKEGSNNKWEGIFKTFKKGFADLKGAKGFKEIAGAIGTISGASSEAAGELSKMFDEMGNTAVADALSGMQQVMSAVSNIGEGFAKGDLVGGIAAAVGEAANFIGQAFAANARHKAALKEIMNEAIAQQREYNILLMQQNLEYEKATTIFGTDAYGKAANAVKVMKEAVEDLKEELAGTTEQKKSQSKDALFKKIFGVSNPQAELKKAYAGLANIEIKTGHKKTGLFGWGKGKDIYSSILDVYPQLVDANGKFDKSLAETIINTRTMSDESKAALQNMIDLAQQAEDAYNELNDYFTDIFGELGSSMSDALVDAFKNGTDAAQAFTDSVSDMLETLAKQMVYSVTLAPLMEKAQSQMIEVMQNTGLSDEQKFNKWTEVLNNLVDDAVNQQGLANRLLEEYQQAAKDKGFDIFGSDSSTSQSSTKKGFATSSQDSIDELNGRFTAGQIAWEETKNQAIEQTALLSSINEKMSAVCITPNVPEPQFNLINTLAVDKTSNPTIDLSGVVTKLEGVITSVTTLGGIVNEMRNTQAAGWGDISEMTDNVGKIAKANPEVVSSLKEIKDNSKKW; translated from the coding sequence ATGGCTGATTTATGGTTTAAGATTCGGGCTGATGTAACAGAACTTGATAAAGCCTACAAAAGGCTTGCTGAGATTGAAAAATTGGCTACTAATTTTAATGCAAAATTATCAAAATCAGAACCGGGCGGCAAAGCTTTTAAGGAGATTAGCAAACAACTTGCCTCATTAGAAAAGCAATACGAGCAGACTTTAAAGAAAATAGCTTCACTTGAAACTGCTAACCAAAACCATACTCAAAAAGAAACAGAGAACCAACGTATCATATCACAGGCTATAAAAGAGGCTGTTTCTTCTGAAAAATTGAAACAAGAAACTTCAAAAGCATCTATTCAAAACTCAAAAGCGCAAATAGAAGCTATAAAATTAGAGTTGGAGGAATTGAAGAAGAAGCGAGCATTTGATAATGATGCAAAGAAACGGGCTGTATCGGAAGAAGAAGTTACAAAAATCCTGAATACTCAGGTAAAATCTATCCGGCAGGCAGAAGAACAAAACAAACGTTTGCGTATAGCTGTGAAGAATGTAGTCGGAGAAGATAAGGAAGCCAATCAAATACGTGCTACTATGAATAACCGAATACAGAAAAACACAGAGTTCATAAAGCGCAATACAGATGCTTTTGTTCGTCAAAAAATGACAATCGAACAATATAAGCAGGAAATAAAACAGGCTTTTACTGAACTTCAAAAAGGCGGTAATACCATGAACAATGTGAAGTCCATAGCGAATGGGCTTTCCGGTGTGCTGAAAACAAAAGTATCTGGCGGATTATCCAGTGTAAGAGATGGCGTAAGCACTATGATAAAGGGTTTTGTCGGTGCGCAAGCTGTTATCAGTGGTTTTCAAAAGATGGTAGATGCCATAAAGTCTGGGGTTCATTCTATTGTTGATTTTGAAGCAGCAAATTCAAAGTTGGCAGCTATTTTAGGAGAAACGAAAACCAATATAAACGAATTGGTTTATGATGCTAAAAGGCTGGGTGCGACAACACGATATACTGCATCCGAAGCAACAGCCCTTCAAATCGAATTGGCTAAATTGGGATTTTCGAAAAAAGAAATATTGGATAGTACGGAATACGTTTTGAAATTTGCACAAGCTACAGGGGCAGAACTACCGGAAGCGGCAGCGTTAGCAGGTGCGTCTATTAGAATGTTTGGTGCTACAACACAAGAAACTGAAAAATATGTCGCTTCAATGGCTGTAGCTACAACGAAAAGTGCATTGTCTTTTTCTTACCTTCAAACTGCAATGCCTATAGTCGGTCCGGTTGCCAAAGCTTTTAATTTCACCATAGAAGACACTTTGGCTTTACTTGGAAAATTGGCTGATGCAGGGTTTGATGCTTCGATGTCTGCTACTGCAACAAGAAATATCATATTGAATTTAGCGGATGCCAACGGAAAGTTAGCTAAGGAGTTAGGCGGTAATGTAAAAACACTCCCTGAAATGGTTGAGGGATTAGTAAAGTTGAGAGATAAGGGAATAGATCTTGCCTCAACATTAGAACTAACTGATAAACGTAGTGTAGCAGCATTTAACGCTTTCCTTTCCGGTGCTGAGAAGATAAATACCCTACGAGATGCGGTTACCAACGTGGAAGGCGATTTAACCACTATGGCAAATACCATGACTGATAATGTACAAGGGGCTGTTTTGGGGCTTTCTTCTGCATGGGAGGCGTTTATGCTTTCATTTATGAACTCAACCGGACCGGCTAAAGAGGTAATAGATTTCTTTGCAAGGGGGTTGCGGAATATTGCCAAAGAGTTGGCTTCACCAGATGAACGCCAAAGTATGCAGAACTCTGAATCAATCAGCTTGCAAAAACAGCAGATGCAAGAATTTGGAGTTATTGACGAAAATCTGAAAAGATTACGGGCACTTTATGATGAAAAAATAGCTACTGGAATGGATGCAAATCAGGCAGAGATAGAAGCCAAAGAAGAATATCTCCAGTCTTACCGGAAAGAGTTAGAAAAAGAAAATAAGCTCTATGAAGATTTGCAAAAAGAGAAACAGGCAACACAGGACAAATATCAGAACGCTTCATTCTGGAAACAAGCATTATTCTTAGAGAAGACAAATCACCAATACGAAAAACAGATTGATTTGCAAGTTAGTGGTATGGCTCAGTTAAAAGGGAGCATGTTTAAAAATGAATCTGTAATTGATGCGGTTCAAAACACACAACTTGCACCCCAAAAAACAAAAACGTACACTGTTAAGCCGGAATTTAAAGTTTCTGATTACGTAGATGCGTATCAGCACGTCAAAGAAATACAGAAGGCGGCTCAATCAATAAAAGATGCTGTTATAAAATCAGAAATAGACATTCAGCAACAACAAATAGATTTAGACGAAGAAGGTTCTAAAAAGCAACTGGCACAAATCCGCCTCAACTATGATAAACGCTATCAGGAGATTCTAAAGGAAGAACGGGACTTGCTTCAAAAGCTACAGGATGAGGAGCGCAAGCAATGGGAAAAAGAAAATCCAGACTTCAAAAAGAAAAACATACAGTTTACCACTTCGATAACTTCCTTGTCACCCGAAGACAGGGCGCGATTTGGCAAGGAATATTCCCTAGCTTATCAAAAACAGGAAAAGGACACTCAATCACTGCTTAACAACCTTCTTGCTAAATACCGTGACTATGACGCACAAAGAACGGAGATAGAACGGTTGGGAAATGCGGACATAGTAGCTTTACAGGCACAACGTACCGATGCCAATGCGAAAGAAATAGACCGGGCCATAAAGGTAGCTCAGGACAAAATCAAAGAAGGTATTCAACAAATCAACAATACACAAGCGGAAGCGGCTACCAAAGATAATGATTTCTTTAAATTGCTATTCGGTGATGTTTCCTCTATGTCTTTCGGTGCGTTGCAAAACCTAATATCACAAGCTAAACAATTACGTGAATATCTTTCCGGTAATGGTGATGGAAAAGGGATAACTTTCATTTCCCCTGAACAGTTGAAAACTATTGAGAAAAGCCCGGCAGAACTTGATAAATTAAAGAAAGCACTCGATAAATTATTGGGGACAAACAAAGAAGGCAGTAATAACAAATGGGAAGGTATTTTTAAAACATTCAAAAAAGGTTTCGCAGATCTCAAAGGCGCAAAAGGTTTTAAAGAGATAGCCGGTGCAATCGGTACAATAAGCGGTGCTTCATCTGAGGCGGCAGGTGAACTATCTAAAATGTTCGATGAGATGGGAAACACAGCGGTTGCAGACGCTTTGAGTGGTATGCAACAGGTTATGAGTGCTGTTTCCAATATCGGGGAAGGGTTTGCAAAAGGTGATTTAGTCGGTGGTATTGCGGCAGCGGTAGGTGAAGCTGCTAATTTTATCGGGCAGGCTTTTGCCGCCAATGCTCGACACAAAGCCGCACTGAAAGAGATTATGAACGAAGCCATAGCCCAACAAAGAGAGTACAATATTCTTTTGATGCAGCAGAACTTAGAATATGAGAAAGCTACTACTATTTTCGGTACTGATGCCTACGGAAAGGCAGCGAATGCCGTAAAGGTTATGAAAGAAGCCGTAGAGGATTTGAAAGAAGAATTAGCCGGAACAACAGAACAGAAGAAATCGCAGTCTAAAGATGCTTTGTTTAAAAAAATCTTCGGTGTTTCCAATCCACAAGCGGAACTCAAAAAGGCTTATGCCGGACTTGCCAACATTGAAATAAAGACCGGGCACAAGAAGACCGGGTTATTTGGTTGGGGCAAAGGGAAAGATATTTATTCCTCTATACTTGATGTGTACCCTCAGTTGGTGGATGCTAACGGGAAGTTTGATAAGAGTTTGGCAGAAACAATCATCAACACCCGTACAATGTCCGATGAAAGTAAAGCCGCCCTACAAAACATGATAGATTTGGCACAACAAGCGGAAGATGCCTATAATGAACTCAACGATTACTTTACTGATATTTTCGGGGAATTGGGTAGTTCAATGTCGGATGCGCTTGTAGATGCTTTCAAAAATGGGACAGATGCGGCACAAGCCTTTACAGATTCCGTTTCCGATATGCTGGAAACACTGGCTAAGCAGATGGTTTACTCCGTTACACTCGCTCCTTTGATGGAAAAGGCTCAAAGTCAAATGATAGAAGTAATGCAGAACACCGGGTTATCAGATGAACAGAAGTTCAACAAGTGGACGGAGGTTCTTAATAACCTTGTAGACGATGCAGTAAACCAACAGGGGTTAGCTAACCGTTTGTTGGAGGAATACCAGCAGGCGGCTAAAGACAAAGGTTTTGATATATTTGGTTCTGATAGTTCAACGTCCCAATCATCAACAAAGAAAGGGTTTGCAACCTCTTCACAAGATTCTATTGATGAACTGAACGGAAGGTTTACGGCCGGGCAAATCGCATGGGAGGAAACGAAAAATCAGGCAATAGAACAGACCGCCTTACTATCTTCCATCAATGAAAAGATGTCAGCAGTTTGCATAACGCCAAACGTGCCCGAACCGCAATTTAATCTTATAAACACTCTGGCCGTTGATAAGACAAGCAATCCGACAATAGATTTAAGTGGTGTTGTAACTAAATTAGAAGGGGTAATAACCAGCGTTACTACTTTGGGAGGCATTGTGAATGAAATGAGAAATACTCAGGCTGCAGGATGGGGAGATATTAGTGAAATGACTGATAATGTCGGTAAAATAGCCAAAGCCAACCCGGAAGTAGTGAGTTCTTTGAAAGAAATAAAAGATAATTCTAAAAAATGGTAG
- a CDS encoding type II toxin-antitoxin system HicA family toxin, protein MKYNQFFAELTAAGCYVLRHGAEHDIWYSPKTGNKFALSRHGKQEVPKGMERKARKVLGV, encoded by the coding sequence ATGAAGTACAATCAGTTTTTTGCGGAACTTACCGCAGCAGGTTGTTACGTTCTCAGGCATGGGGCTGAACATGATATTTGGTACAGTCCTAAAACGGGAAACAAGTTTGCTTTGTCAAGGCATGGCAAACAAGAAGTACCGAAAGGCATGGAACGTAAAGCAAGAAAGGTTCTGGGGGTGTAA
- a CDS encoding helix-turn-helix domain-containing protein, whose product MELRIREILESKEVKVSSLAETVGITRANMSNIVNGKSTPSLETLEKIANALEVDITELFTPSSSGGIIGVIRIGATNYNINSVPDLSRLLERIERGEIVL is encoded by the coding sequence ATGGAACTAAGAATTAGAGAAATTTTAGAAAGCAAGGAAGTTAAAGTATCTTCTCTTGCCGAAACTGTTGGAATAACAAGAGCCAACATGAGTAATATCGTTAATGGTAAATCTACTCCATCTCTTGAAACACTCGAAAAGATAGCCAACGCTTTAGAGGTTGATATTACAGAACTATTTACCCCTTCTTCATCTGGTGGCATTATTGGAGTGATCCGTATAGGAGCTACAAACTATAATATCAATAGTGTTCCGGACTTATCTCGGTTGCTGGAGAGGATAGAGAGAGGAGAAATAGTATTATAA
- a CDS encoding SH3 beta-barrel fold-containing protein, producing MATNFKKQMSELMKQSWMLVKVYGFSMAEAMKQSWQVLKLKAALKKGVVKFFYQKLNGEVRCAWGTLKEGLIPETKGTERKKNESLITYYDNEKASYRSFKVANLIKVG from the coding sequence ATGGCAACAAATTTCAAAAAACAAATGAGTGAGTTAATGAAGCAAAGCTGGATGCTTGTTAAGGTGTATGGCTTTTCTATGGCTGAGGCGATGAAGCAAAGCTGGCAAGTTCTCAAACTGAAAGCTGCTTTGAAGAAAGGTGTAGTAAAGTTCTTCTACCAAAAGCTAAACGGTGAAGTACGTTGCGCATGGGGTACTTTGAAAGAGGGTCTGATACCCGAAACAAAGGGCACAGAGCGTAAAAAGAATGAGAGCCTTATAACTTACTATGATAATGAGAAAGCCTCTTACAGGTCATTTAAAGTAGCAAATTTAATCAAAGTAGGATAA
- a CDS encoding Omp28-related outer membrane protein: MKRNILIVFLCFLLNGGICAQPFRAVSGQVNQSVVSTSKRGGVVLGYCNDVLAMQVGLGGEAEIAAAICIPSQMLEPYIGNQIKAIRFGLFSNTKQTSVFIKKDLYGENVAEKMVGTANIGWNEVDMDYTIEKGDLYIGHKSLGTDQIALSDNHVENGLFLQNPDGSWSDYARVNGWNALCLEIVINGENMPASAMAIVTIDDIYTQVNKDFVISGVVENLATSVVNEYEINYWVGDQPVIAQKVQNVSLATNQRDTFEINVPALDKAEEYNLNIYIPKVNGIANSYNSDFESIVHCKEYLFPRKVVVEEGSGTWCQYCVRGIVGMREMRKRYPDTFIGIVSHKNDVMEASSYSALHSKFFEGLPSAVVNRKSDLVIDPGFENLEEAYKKENVPVDMGIEVEAKFTDASKNAISIVTTTTFGFSQDGASYRVALVLLEDSVKGTGKAYEQLNAYSKEWGGSAAGLEMGGFEDLPYHVPAEKMVYEHVARGIYKSFMGNLNSIPSTVEKGESYKFSYEIDKTAFKNANVLDKDKLEVVALLLDNSTGEIVNANKIKVKDYNAVGVKHTEVPKWKVYSNDGCIYVDNTYDELHVFTLNGIETNVCNLPTGIYFVKIVSGNEIAIRKVAVD, translated from the coding sequence ATGAAAAGAAATATTTTAATAGTTTTTTTATGTTTTCTGTTGAATGGGGGTATTTGCGCACAACCATTTAGAGCCGTATCGGGACAAGTAAATCAAAGTGTGGTGTCTACATCGAAAAGAGGTGGTGTCGTATTAGGGTATTGTAATGATGTGCTTGCAATGCAAGTGGGTTTAGGCGGTGAAGCTGAGATTGCTGCGGCTATTTGTATTCCGAGCCAAATGCTGGAGCCGTATATAGGTAATCAGATCAAGGCTATCCGCTTTGGGCTATTTTCAAACACCAAACAAACGTCCGTCTTCATAAAAAAAGATCTGTATGGAGAGAATGTAGCTGAGAAAATGGTAGGGACTGCCAACATCGGCTGGAATGAAGTTGATATGGATTATACAATAGAGAAAGGGGATTTGTACATTGGGCATAAATCGCTAGGAACCGATCAGATTGCCTTGTCTGATAATCATGTGGAAAATGGTTTGTTTTTGCAGAATCCGGATGGTAGCTGGAGCGATTATGCAAGAGTTAACGGCTGGAATGCATTGTGTTTGGAGATTGTGATAAATGGTGAGAACATGCCGGCAAGTGCCATGGCTATTGTAACGATCGATGATATTTATACTCAAGTCAACAAAGATTTTGTAATTTCCGGGGTTGTGGAGAATCTGGCTACATCTGTGGTTAATGAATATGAGATAAATTATTGGGTTGGTGATCAACCGGTGATAGCGCAGAAGGTTCAAAACGTTTCTTTGGCAACTAATCAGAGAGATACTTTTGAAATAAATGTACCAGCTTTGGACAAGGCAGAAGAGTATAATCTCAATATTTATATTCCTAAAGTAAACGGCATTGCTAATAGTTATAATTCTGATTTTGAATCCATAGTACATTGCAAAGAATATTTATTCCCTCGGAAGGTCGTGGTTGAAGAAGGATCAGGAACCTGGTGCCAGTATTGCGTACGAGGTATAGTCGGCATGAGAGAAATGAGAAAACGTTATCCCGACACCTTCATCGGAATCGTGTCTCACAAAAATGACGTCATGGAAGCCAGTTCTTATTCTGCTTTGCATTCTAAATTCTTTGAAGGTTTGCCTAGTGCCGTAGTGAATCGTAAAAGCGATTTAGTGATAGATCCGGGATTTGAGAACTTGGAAGAGGCTTACAAGAAAGAGAATGTTCCGGTAGATATGGGCATAGAAGTTGAAGCGAAGTTTACGGATGCCAGCAAAAATGCCATTTCCATTGTGACTACTACTACTTTCGGTTTTTCCCAGGATGGCGCATCGTACCGTGTCGCTCTTGTTCTTTTGGAAGATAGTGTGAAAGGAACAGGCAAGGCATACGAACAGTTGAATGCTTATTCCAAAGAATGGGGAGGCTCAGCGGCCGGTTTGGAAATGGGAGGTTTTGAAGATCTTCCTTACCATGTCCCGGCAGAAAAAATGGTATACGAACATGTGGCACGCGGTATTTACAAGTCTTTCATGGGGAATCTTAACAGTATTCCTTCCACTGTTGAGAAAGGAGAATCTTATAAATTTTCTTATGAAATTGATAAGACGGCTTTCAAAAATGCAAATGTGCTTGACAAGGATAAATTGGAAGTTGTAGCCCTTCTGTTAGATAATAGTACGGGTGAAATAGTCAATGCTAATAAAATAAAGGTAAAGGATTATAATGCTGTGGGCGTTAAGCATACGGAAGTGCCCAAGTGGAAAGTTTATTCCAACGATGGATGTATTTATGTCGATAACACTTATGATGAACTGCATGTGTTTACTTTGAATGGAATAGAAACCAATGTATGTAATTTACCTACAGGAATATATTTTGTAAAAATAGTTTCCGGGAATGAAATAGCAATACGTAAAGTTGCCGTAGATTAA